The following are from one region of the Penaeus vannamei isolate JL-2024 chromosome 28, ASM4276789v1, whole genome shotgun sequence genome:
- the LOC113821176 gene encoding LOW QUALITY PROTEIN: probable acyl-CoA dehydrogenase 6 (The sequence of the model RefSeq protein was modified relative to this genomic sequence to represent the inferred CDS: substituted 4 bases at 4 genomic stop codons), with translation MEKMKYLTEPPLHQSRGVTHTIISLTTVRTLSWQLIETEINPHVKEWDKAGQWPSHKVLKHFGKAGFLVITKPIDFLGXQSNIFSINRFGSDESKREFLAPCITSDVVSYLGVSDPGAGSDVAYIQTTACHHGDDLIINWQKLWITNSWXADWICLLFNTSAGPSHRNKLLVCFAMSTPGVSLTRKIDKLGMXCSDTSHIFFDDVRVPAKNIIGEKRMGFFYQLMQFQEEHLCLALLILGPLEMCINETIXYTKNRITFGQPLLKNQYIHFRLAELETELESLRSLLYRAVGQYVLEPLY, from the exons ATGGAGAAAATGAAATACCTCACAGAGCCTCCTTTGCATCAAAGTCGAGGTGTCACTCACACAATTATATCACTCACCACTGTCAGGACTCTGTCTTGGCAG CTGATTGAGACTGAGATAAATCCCCATGTCAAGGAATGGGATAAAGCTGGCCAGTGGCCCAGTCATAAAGTTCTTAAACACTTTGGAAAAGCAGGATTCTTGGTTATTACAAAGCCCATAG ATTTTCTTGGTTAGCAAAGTAATATTTTCTCTATAAACAGATTTGGCAGTGATGAATCGAAAAGAGAATTCCTTGCTCCCTGTATCACGAGCGATGTTGTGTCATATCTTGGAGTTAGTGACCCCGGGGCAGGTTCTGACGTTGCGTATATCCAGACAACAGCATGTCACCATGGGGATGACCTGATCATAAATTGGCAGAAATTATGGATTACTAATTCATGGTAGGCTGACTGGATCTGCCTTCTGTTCAACACCTCAGCTGGACCATCACATCGTAACAAGTTGCTGGTGTGTTTCGCCATGAGCACCCCAG GGGTCAGCCTCACCAGAAAGATAGACAAGTTGGGAATGTGATGCTCTGACACAAGCCACATATTCTTTGATGATGTACGAGTCCCTGCCAAGAATATCATTGGAGAAAAAAGGATGGGGTTCTTTTATCAGTTGATGCAG tTTCAGGAGGAGCACCTTTGTCTAGCCTTACTTATTCTTGGACCTTTGGAGATGTGTATTAATGAAACCATTTAGTACACAAAGAATAGGATCACCTTTGGTCAGCCCCTTCTCAAGAACCAATATATTCACTTCCGTCTTGCTGAACTGGAAACAGAGTTAGAGTCACTGAGATCTCTCTTATACAGGGCTGTAGGTCAGTATGTTTTAGAACCTTTGTATTAA